A genomic region of uncultured Paludibaculum sp. contains the following coding sequences:
- a CDS encoding transposase, whose protein sequence is MSLLSEFLAITADWRPVFPQQRTFVRGVRQALGSLICLGRRCLTRILWTNGGQHSSWSAEYFLHSRCQWEPQELFRPILKSALAYCPQRLVGVALDDTKLRKTGRSIQQAFYQRDPMSPPFHLNLVLGLRFLQASLLVPLHRNAPVGSRALPIRFQEVSRVKRPGKKASDAEKKQYREAVKTKNLSRSFVEMGKQLRQELDKVGGNKKILVLTADGSFCNRTCFGEIPERSALLARARKDAKLCFHAEVGSRRFYGAEKFTPEQVRKDEGRQWKTTKIFYGGKRRTIRYKEVADVYWQRGAGKRPLRLIVVAPTPYRKSQSKKLYYRDPAYLLTSDLRNSAKQLLQIYFDRWQIEVNHREEKDTLGVGQAQLWNVTSVPKQPVLAVAAYSALLLASLRAFGVERGSAYAELPKWRRNARRPSCLDLVTLLRKEMVQQPNLLEPFAFEVTEPGMVRAAAA, encoded by the coding sequence ATGAGCCTGCTCTCGGAGTTCCTCGCGATTACCGCCGACTGGCGACCCGTGTTCCCCCAACAGCGCACCTTTGTCCGTGGCGTGCGCCAAGCCCTGGGATCGTTGATCTGCCTGGGGCGGCGCTGCCTCACCCGCATCCTATGGACCAACGGCGGCCAGCACAGCAGTTGGAGCGCGGAGTACTTTCTCCACTCCCGCTGCCAGTGGGAGCCGCAGGAACTGTTCCGCCCCATCCTCAAGAGTGCCTTGGCGTATTGTCCGCAGCGCCTGGTTGGCGTGGCCCTCGACGACACCAAACTGCGCAAGACCGGGCGCTCGATCCAACAGGCGTTCTATCAACGCGATCCGATGTCGCCACCGTTTCATCTCAATCTGGTGTTGGGCTTACGCTTCTTGCAGGCTTCGCTGCTGGTGCCGCTGCACCGTAACGCCCCGGTCGGCAGCCGGGCTTTGCCGATTCGCTTCCAGGAAGTCTCGCGCGTCAAACGACCTGGCAAGAAAGCCAGTGATGCGGAGAAGAAACAATATAGGGAAGCGGTGAAGACGAAGAACCTGTCGCGAAGTTTTGTCGAGATGGGCAAGCAACTGCGGCAGGAACTGGATAAGGTTGGTGGCAACAAGAAGATATTGGTTCTCACCGCGGATGGCAGTTTCTGTAACCGCACCTGCTTTGGAGAGATTCCGGAAAGGTCTGCCCTGCTGGCTCGGGCCCGCAAGGATGCCAAGCTGTGCTTCCATGCCGAGGTCGGTTCACGCCGGTTTTATGGGGCTGAGAAGTTTACCCCCGAGCAAGTTCGCAAAGACGAGGGTCGCCAGTGGAAGACCACAAAGATCTTCTATGGTGGCAAGCGGCGGACGATTCGATACAAAGAGGTTGCCGATGTGTACTGGCAGCGCGGCGCTGGAAAGCGCCCGCTTCGCCTGATCGTCGTTGCGCCTACTCCGTATCGCAAGAGTCAGAGCAAGAAGTTGTATTACCGCGATCCGGCGTACCTGCTCACCAGCGACCTGCGCAACTCAGCCAAGCAGTTGCTGCAGATCTATTTCGACCGCTGGCAGATCGAGGTGAACCACCGAGAGGAGAAGGACACGCTCGGCGTCGGGCAGGCGCAATTATGGAACGTTACGTCCGTGCCCAAACAGCCAGTCCTGGCTGTAGCGGCCTACAGTGCGCTCTTGCTGGCGTCGCTGCGGGCCTTTGGCGTAGAGCGTGGAAGCGCCTATGCAGAACTCCCCAAGTGGCGGCGAAACGCGCGACGCCCGTCCTGTTTGGATCTGGTCACGCTTTTGCGTAAGGAGATGGTCCAACAACCGAACTTGCTCGAGCCTTTTGCTTTTGAAGTCACCGAGCCGGGGATGGTTCGGGCCGCCGCCGCTTGA
- a CDS encoding cytochrome P460 family protein, with amino-acid sequence MRTLLLALCSVVALAADRPTFNDKGELLFPTNYREWVYLSSGLGMTYGPAAAQNLVSPMFDNVFVNPPAYAAFKETGKWPESTIFVLEIRYSVSQGSINKGGFYQSDIFSIEAAVKDSSRFEKSWGYFNFDGGLRPSLTAVKAFDRKASCYGCHEPNGAVENTFSQFYPTALSVAEKMGTVRASYQPPAPSPVRLFHTIQAQGEAASAILDKAKVANSSAMALRESSLNAMGYAFLQQGNKEQAIGVLQWTAAAFPQSANAQDSLSEVYEEAGQPALALASAKRAHELLAGDTTIPADRRDRVRQAIEERIVRLSKK; translated from the coding sequence ATGCGTACCTTGCTGCTTGCTCTCTGCTCCGTCGTTGCCCTGGCGGCCGATCGTCCCACGTTCAACGACAAAGGGGAATTGCTCTTTCCCACCAACTACAGGGAATGGGTCTACCTTTCCTCCGGACTCGGCATGACCTACGGCCCCGCCGCCGCCCAGAACCTCGTCAGCCCGATGTTCGACAACGTGTTCGTGAACCCTCCGGCTTACGCGGCCTTCAAGGAAACCGGCAAATGGCCCGAGTCGACCATTTTTGTCCTGGAGATCCGCTACTCCGTGTCGCAGGGCTCCATTAATAAGGGAGGCTTCTACCAGAGCGACATCTTCTCGATTGAAGCGGCCGTGAAAGACTCCTCACGCTTCGAGAAGAGCTGGGGCTACTTCAACTTCGATGGCGGCCTGCGGCCGTCGTTGACGGCGGTGAAAGCATTCGATCGCAAAGCGAGCTGCTATGGCTGCCACGAACCCAACGGAGCTGTGGAGAACACGTTCTCTCAGTTCTACCCCACGGCGCTTTCGGTAGCGGAAAAGATGGGCACCGTCCGGGCATCCTATCAGCCTCCGGCGCCCTCACCCGTCCGTCTCTTCCACACGATCCAGGCGCAAGGCGAGGCTGCGTCCGCCATCCTCGACAAGGCGAAGGTCGCCAACTCGTCCGCCATGGCCTTGCGAGAATCTTCATTAAATGCAATGGGTTACGCGTTTCTCCAGCAAGGAAATAAGGAGCAGGCCATCGGCGTCCTGCAGTGGACCGCGGCGGCGTTCCCGCAGTCGGCCAACGCGCAGGACTCGCTGTCCGAGGTGTACGAGGAGGCTGGCCAGCCTGCGTTGGCCCTGGCTTCGGCCAAGCGCGCCCACGAGTTGCTGGCTGGGGACACCACGATCCCGGCCGACCGCCGCGACCGGGTCCGGCAAGCCATTGAGGAACGCATCGTGCGGTTGTCGAAGAAATAG